The Chitinispirillum alkaliphilum DNA segment CACGGTGGAAGTCGGCAAGTGAAAAGGCTACACAATCGGCTGCAAGCAAAAGATCCGCTCCCTGGAAATAGGGGGCAGTCGGTGAAACAAGATGAAGCTGAACGGGCCATTGATTAAGGTGTGACTGTCGTCTTCCGCTCTCATCCCCACCGCTTTCCTTCTTCTCTTCTGAAAAGTCCATTGCCCTTGCTCCGGGGCATCCGCCAAAACTCATATTCTTCTCCTGGTTATCTGTTGTCGAAATGTCTGTTTCAATATTTTTTTCCTTAAGAAACTCTAAAGCTTCATTCAGGTATCCGATTTCATTGTGTTCCTTCATATGAAGAAGGTGGGCGCGGATCACATTTGGACCCTGTGTAATAATATGTTCCATCACCTTGCGCTCATTATATGGTTCTGCCTCACGTTCCTCGATGGTTATGGCCTCTTCGGGACAGTGCCCAAGACACGCTCCAAGACCGTCGCAGAAAAGATCACCCAGAAGGCGCGCTTTACCGTCAATTATTTTAATCGCACCCTCGGCACAGTTTGGCACACACAGACCACATCCGTTACACTTATCTTCATCGATGTTTATTATCTTCCGTTTCATCTCTTCTCCTTTAAGTTGTCTCACTAATAAATATGCGACTTTATCGGGGGAAAAAAATTGATGTAGATCAAGAATTGTTCTTTTTTATCTTTTTGTGAGAGTTTTTTTGTGAGTTTTAAAGATTGCATGTCATGAATAGGCAAATCTTTTTATTCTTACTATTACGTTTGCGCCGTTATATCCGGTAAGTTATTTCGTATATTTATGGATCAAAAACAGAAACACTCCTGAACATCAAGGATTAACAGATGGATAAAGTGGCTATATTGGAACGGTCTGATTTTTTCCAGGGGGTAAGCAGCAAAAGTCGGGAAAGTTTGGCCGAGATATGTATTCCAAAAAAGATAGAAAAAAAACAAACCCTCTTTGATGAAGGTGATAAGGGCTTTTCGTTCTATTTACTGGTAAGCGGAGCGGTGGGGCTGTATAAAAACACTCCGGATGGAAGAGAGATAGTGATCAAGGTCATAAAACCCGGTGAACCCTTTGCCGAAGTTGTTTTGTTTGAGCAGGATAAATACCCCGTTACCGCGGTTGTGCTCAAAGCGGGGACGCTCTTTATCATTCCCAAGCATCAGTTCTGCTGTTTGCTTGAGAGAGCGGATTTTCGTAATGATTTCATTTCGATGCTCATGCGCAAACAGCGCTATCTTGCCGACAGAATCCGCTTTTTGACAATGCATGATGTTGAAGATCGTCTGTTTATGTATATTCTCGAACATCATGGTGAAAATCAAAAGGTCATAACGGCTCTGTCAAAAAAGGATATGGCTGCTGCAATCGGTGCAACTCCTGAAACTTACTCCAGACTGCTCAACCGGCTTTCAAAGGAGGGTAAGATAAAGGCTGAGGGTACTACGCTCTATATCGAAGAGGATTTCTGGCGTTCATGGCTGAAAGCGAATAAATAAAATTATACAGCTGGTTTTTTTGTTCCTGATCTTCTGAATATATTTTTACATTTTCAGCTTTTCACAATAAACCCTGATCCAGTTCGCAATCATGACATTACAGGACAGAAAACCATTTGCCCTGATGGGCATCGTTAACGTTACTCCTGATTCCTTTTATGATGGGGGCCAGTACAATAGTATAGAGAATGCTGTGGCCCATGGATTAAAGCTTAGGGATGAAGGTGCAGATATTCTTGATATCGGTGGCGCTTCAAGCAGGCCCGGTGCTCCGGTTGTTGATCCGCAGGAGGAAATTCGAAGAGTGATTCCTGTTATTAAGAGACTTGCCAGTGAGTTCAACGGACCCCTGAGTGTGGATACTACATGGGCCGTTACTGCCAAAGCTGCTCTTCAATGCGGTGCAACCTGGGTAAATGACATAAGCGCTGGTCGTTTTGATCCCCAAATGCCCACACTCGTTGCACAAAGCGACTGCAGTGTTGTCTTGATGCACAGCAGGGAAACTCCTCAGACAATGCAACACGATCCCCGCTACCAGAATGTAACAGAGGATGTGAAAAATGAGTTGAAGCAATCGGTGAAGCGGTTTACCGATGCAGGGGTCTCACGTGACAGGATCATTCTTGACCCGGGGATCGGATTTGCCAAATCATTTGAACACAACATCCTTCTTATGCAGCAGCTTGAGCGTTTAAAGGAGCTGGGGTTCCCACTCCTTATTGGAACCTCAAGAAAATCATTCATCGGAAAAATTACCAATAATGTTGTCTCCGACCGTCTTTTTGGAAGTCTGGCCACTGTAGCAACCGCTTTTCTCAGAGGTGTAACAATTTTCAGAGTTCATGATGTGAAGGAAACCAGGGATTTCCTCAACGTGTTTTCAAGGCTTGAGAGTGAGGAGCCTTTTGATAATCCGGCAGAAAACAGTTAAATGACTAAATCAGAAAAAAAATCCAAAGCTAAAAAAAAATTCGCTTTTGTGATGTTGGTGATATTTGTTCTTATCCTGATTGCATTGTATCTTTATTCTCATTACACAGCGGTTTCTGATTACCCTCCTTCAGGACCATATTCTGGAGCGGATTCTCAGGATACTGTTTCCCTGATTGATTCGATTCCGGAGATAATTGAAGAGCCCGCAGAGGAAGAGGAAGAGGAAGAGGAGCAGACTGTGCCTGCGGTGGATGAACCTGCTGCAACAGAGGACAAACCAAAAATCCCCCAAGTGAGGGACACGGTTGAAGAGACTGCCATCGATACTTCATATGTAATTGATGATCAGCCTGAAGATCCATGTGCTGAAGATACTCTTGGGTTATGGGTTTATCCCGATCCCTCCGGAGGGCTACACTACGGAAGTGTAAATGTGAGCCTTGTGGCAAATAAAGAGTGTAGCATATCATGGAGATGGGCAGGGGAAAGTGAATGGAGATCATATGAGGAAGAGCCCATAAAAATCTCTGCCAGTAAAACACTTGTGTACAGAGCGGTGGACTTGTGCGGAAATGAAATGGAACCACGAAGGGCATTTTATGAAATCAGACCCTCATATCATTTGGAAATGTGCCCGGAAGATATGGTTTATGTAAAGAGTGGGGAAAAAAAATTCTGTATAGACAGATATGCATGGCCAAACAGAAGTGGGGTAAGGCCCACGACTTTCATTTCACTGTATGAGGCCATGGATTCCTGTTTTGCTGCAGGTAAACGTTTGCCTACAAAACAGGAGTGGAGTACAGCGTGCAGCGGCCCCAATGAGTGGCTCTACCCTTATGGTTCTGAATATGAAAAATATGCATGTGCAACTTATGAACAGGAAAAACCTTTCCTGGGTGAAAAGCCTGAATGCAGAAGCTATTTTGGAGTTTATGATATGTCCGGGGGGGTTGCTGAGTGGACTTCCACGGTTTCAGAACAGAACAGAAACTTTTTCAATGTAATGGGTGGTTTTTGGGAAAGCGGGAGTCAAAGCGGCTGTTTTGATGCGCGCTACAGTTATTTTCCACAGAACAGACATAATCCTGTAGGGTTCAGGTGTGTAAAGGATATCGAAAACCGGTCTGAGAATGATGAAAAACACAAAGAGAACAAAAAATAGCGCTCTGACAATCTTGATTTGGGCATTGTGTCTGGTTGCAGTTTGTTTTAAGCCGCTTTTATCACAGGGGCTTCTCTATGAACGTCCGCATATCGTGGGTTTTCACCCTCTGGATCAAAAGGATTTCATAACCCCTTTACAGTCCTCCAGTCCGAAAATTCTGGAAGTCAATTCAAACCTGTTTTCAGATACCGCTGTAATCAATTTTGAAAACCGTCAAATCACCTTCATGCGCACCGATGAGCTTGGATTTGCGGTCTGGGCATATCACTACGGGGAGCTTAATGATTATCTGCTCTCCAGGAA contains these protein-coding regions:
- a CDS encoding Protein kinase domain protein; this encodes MTKSEKKSKAKKKFAFVMLVIFVLILIALYLYSHYTAVSDYPPSGPYSGADSQDTVSLIDSIPEIIEEPAEEEEEEEEQTVPAVDEPAATEDKPKIPQVRDTVEETAIDTSYVIDDQPEDPCAEDTLGLWVYPDPSGGLHYGSVNVSLVANKECSISWRWAGESEWRSYEEEPIKISASKTLVYRAVDLCGNEMEPRRAFYEIRPSYHLEMCPEDMVYVKSGEKKFCIDRYAWPNRSGVRPTTFISLYEAMDSCFAAGKRLPTKQEWSTACSGPNEWLYPYGSEYEKYACATYEQEKPFLGEKPECRSYFGVYDMSGGVAEWTSTVSEQNRNFFNVMGGFWESGSQSGCFDARYSYFPQNRHNPVGFRCVKDIENRSENDEKHKENKK
- a CDS encoding 4Fe-4S ferredoxin — its product is MKRKIINIDEDKCNGCGLCVPNCAEGAIKIIDGKARLLGDLFCDGLGACLGHCPEEAITIEEREAEPYNERKVMEHIITQGPNVIRAHLLHMKEHNEIGYLNEALEFLKEKNIETDISTTDNQEKNMSFGGCPGARAMDFSEEKKESGGDESGRRQSHLNQWPVQLHLVSPTAPYFQGADLLLAADCVAFSLADFHRDYLKGKGLAIACPKLDEGQDVYIDKLSSMIDDAKINTLTVMTMQVPCCGGLLRIAKSAVEKSTRKVPVKSIVVGIRGEILNEEWV
- a CDS encoding Dihydropteroate synthase; the encoded protein is MTLQDRKPFALMGIVNVTPDSFYDGGQYNSIENAVAHGLKLRDEGADILDIGGASSRPGAPVVDPQEEIRRVIPVIKRLASEFNGPLSVDTTWAVTAKAALQCGATWVNDISAGRFDPQMPTLVAQSDCSVVLMHSRETPQTMQHDPRYQNVTEDVKNELKQSVKRFTDAGVSRDRIILDPGIGFAKSFEHNILLMQQLERLKELGFPLLIGTSRKSFIGKITNNVVSDRLFGSLATVATAFLRGVTIFRVHDVKETRDFLNVFSRLESEEPFDNPAENS